A window of Zingiber officinale cultivar Zhangliang chromosome 5A, Zo_v1.1, whole genome shotgun sequence contains these coding sequences:
- the LOC121980687 gene encoding extended synaptotagmin-1-like isoform X2, giving the protein MARRIWKRFQAKEASVELPNQLIQDKPLLPFLILLFLFAWAVERWLVPFSNWVPLAAAVWATIQYGEFQRRQLVEDMNKRWKLLVLNTSPTTPLEPCEWLNKLLVEVWPNYMEPRLSKRFFSMVEQVMRLGFDWDSVGTSILLHAKLALGTARIIINSIHIKGDLLLRPILDGQAVLYSFESTPDIRVSVAFGSGGCQTLPETELPGVRSWLVKLFTESITKLLVEPRCHCYSLPIVDLHKKAVGGVLSVTVVSASNLDKINLTVNNSETCQSSSGSIQLPGNLGNKALQTFIKVEIGNLTRRTIVCDGLNPRWDTTFNMMLHGETGILKFYLYESNGSSMNSNYWTSCEIKMKYVADDSTMFWAIGQGSGMVAKQAENCGTEVEMTIPFEGPFSHAELTVRLVLREWQFSDGSTILSKSVPHYLQTRTERKLKVTVLEGRNLATKDKSGKCDPYVKLQYGKASYRTKTIPNNASPVWNHEFNFDEIGSSSEYLEIRCYNTNIFGDENIGSARVNMEGISEGSSRDDWIPLERVNSGEVKLLIEVVKNDDDEISKNPGMKQGSGWIELVLIEAKDLVAADVRGTSDPFVRVHYGTSKKRTKVIYKTLNPEWNQTLEFPDTSSPLTLHVKDHNTVLPTSSIGYCTVEYEGLLPNQTADKWIPLQGVKNGEIHVKITRKRPEVQKKSSLDTPISSFDKAHNISTQMRDMLKQLQCLIDKGDLEALSLALSEVKNAEDDQEKYMIQLESEKALMISKIDELGHEVTRAFSDPANYNT; this is encoded by the exons ATGGCGAGGAGGATATGGAAGCGGTTTCAGGCGAAGGAGGCGTCCGTCGAGCTGCCGAACCAGCTGATACAGGACAAGCCCCTTCTGCCATTTCTGATTCTGCTATTTCTCTTCGCCTGGGCCGTGGAGAGGTGGTTGGTGCCCTTCTCCAACTGGGTGCCGCTTGCCGCCGCCGTCTGGGCTACTATCCAG TATGGTGAGTTCCAACGCAGGCAGCTTGTGGAAGACATGAATAAAAGATGGAAGCTGCTAGTCTTAAATACATCA CCTACCACACCATTAGAACCTTGTGAGTGGCTGAACAAGCTTTTGGTAGAAGTTTGGCCTAACTATATGGAACCAAGACTTTCAAAAAGGTTTTTCTCAATGGTAGAG CAAGTTATGCGATTGGGATTTGATTGGGATTCTGTTGGCACGAGCATATTATTGCATGCTAAGTTGGCACTTGGAACTGCCCGCATTATCATCAATAGCATTCATATCAAAGGAGAT TTACTCTTAAGACCAATTCTTGATGGTCAAGCTGTCCTCTATTCGTTTGAATCAACTCCTGACATTAGAGTAAGTGTTGCATTTGGAAGTGGTGGCTGTCAGACACTTCCTGAGACAGAGCTACCTGGTGTTCGCAGTTGGTTG GTCAAGCTTTTCACAGAATCAATAACTAAATTGTTAGTTGAGCCTCGCTGCCATTGCTATTCTTTGCCAATTGTGGATCTACATAAGAAAGCTGTTGGAGGTGTACTCTCTGTTACTGTAGTTTCAGCCAGTAATTTAGACAAGATTAACTTAACAGTCAACAATTCAGAAACTTGCCAAAGCTCTAGTGGGAGCATTCAATTGCCAGGAAATCTTGGGAACAAGGCTTTGCAGACATTCATCAAAGTGGAAATTGGTAATTTAACAAGAAGAACAATTGTTTGTGATGGTTTAAATCCCAGATGGGATACTACCTTCAATATGATGCTACATGGAGAAACtggaattttgaaattttaccTTTATGAATCAAATGGAAGCAGCATGAATTCGAACTACTGGACCAGCTGTGAGATAAAG ATGAAGTATGTTGCAGATGATTCTACAATGTTCTGGGCAATAGGACAGGGATCTGGAATGGTGGCAAAACAAGCTGAAAATTGTGGGACGGAAGTAGAAATGACTATTCCATTTGAAGGACCATTTAGCCACGCGGAG TTAACAGTCAGGCTTGTTCTTAGAGAATGGCAATTTTCAGATGGTTCTACTATCTTGAGTAAATCTGTCCCTCATTACCTTCAGACAAGAACAGAAAGGAAGCTTAAAGTTACTGTACTTGAAGGAAGGAATCTGGCCACTAAAGATAAATCTGGAAAATGTGATCCCTATGTTAAGCTTCAATATGGAAAG GCTTCTTACCGAACAAAAACCATTCCTAACAATGCAAGTCCAGTGTGGAACCATGAGTTTAATTTTGATGAAATAGGAAGTAGCAGTGAGTATCTCGAGATCAGATGTTACAACACAAATATCTTTGGAGATGAGAATATAGGAAGTGCAAGAGTGAACATGGAAGGAATTTCTGAAGGTTCCAGCAGGGATGACTGGATCCCTCTAGAGAGAGTTAATTCTGGTGAAGTGAAGCTCCTAATAGAAGTAGTGAAGAATGATGATGATGAAATTTCAAAG AATCCAGGAATGAAACAGGGATCTGGCTGGATTGAACTAGTACTTATTGAAGCTAAGGATCTAGTTGCTGCTGATGTAAGGGGAACAAGTGATCCTTTTGTAAGGGTTCATTATGGGACTTCCAAGAAACGAACTAAG GTCATTTATAAAACATTAAATCCGGAGTGGAATCAAACATTAGAGTTTCCTGACACCAGCAGTCCCTTAACCCTGCATGTTAAGGACCATAACACTGTGCTGCCGACATCTAGTATAGGGTACTGTACAGTTGAATATGAAGGCTTGCTCCCAAATCAAACAGCTGACAAATGGATTCCTCTTCAAGGAGTAAAGAATGGGGAGATCCATGTGAAAATAACAAGAAAAAGACCTGAGGTACAGAAGAAATCCAGCTTGGATACTCCTATTTCTTCATTTGACAAAGCACACAATATATCTACACAG ATGAGAGACATGTTGAAGCAATTACAATGCCTAATTGACAAGGGTGACCTAGAGGCGTTATCGCTGGCTTTGAGTGAGGTAAAAAATGCAGAAGATGACCAGGAGAAATACATGATTCAGCTAGAAAGTGAGAAGGCTCTGATGATCAGCAAAATCGACGAACTTGGTCATGAGGTCACAAGAGCATTCTCTGACCCCGCAAACTACAACACATGA
- the LOC121980687 gene encoding uncharacterized protein LOC121980687 isoform X4: MARRIWKRFQAKEASVELPNQLIQDKPLLPFLILLFLFAWAVERWLVPFSNWVPLAAAVWATIQYGEFQRRQLVEDMNKRWKLLVLNTSPTTPLEPCEWLNKLLVEVWPNYMEPRLSKRFFSMVERMLKDRKLKLIEKIELQQFSLGSCPPNFGRNGMQWITSGDQQVMRLGFDWDSVGTSILLHAKLALGTARIIINSIHIKGDLLLRPILDGQAVLYSFESTPDIRVSVAFGSGGCQTLPETELPGVRSWLVKLFTESITKLLVEPRCHCYSLPIVDLHKKAVGGVLSVTVVSASNLDKINLTVNNSETCQSSSGSIQLPGNLGNKALQTFIKVEIGNLTRRTIVCDGLNPRWDTTFNMMLHGETGILKFYLYESNGSSMNSNYWTSCEIKMKYVADDSTMFWAIGQGSGMVAKQAENCGTEVEMTIPFEGPFSHAELTVRLVLREWQFSDGSTILSKSVPHYLQTRTERKLKVTVLEGRNLATKDKSGKCDPYVKLQYGKASYRTKTIPNNASPVWNHEFNFDEIGSSSEYLEIRCYNTNIFGDENIGSARVNMEGISEGSSRDDWIPLERVNSGEVKLLIEVVKNDDDEISKNPGMKQGSGWIELVLIEAKDLVAADVRGTSDPFVRVHYGTSKKRTKMRDMLKQLQCLIDKGDLEALSLALSEVKNAEDDQEKYMIQLESEKALMISKIDELGHEVTRAFSDPANYNT; this comes from the exons ATGGCGAGGAGGATATGGAAGCGGTTTCAGGCGAAGGAGGCGTCCGTCGAGCTGCCGAACCAGCTGATACAGGACAAGCCCCTTCTGCCATTTCTGATTCTGCTATTTCTCTTCGCCTGGGCCGTGGAGAGGTGGTTGGTGCCCTTCTCCAACTGGGTGCCGCTTGCCGCCGCCGTCTGGGCTACTATCCAG TATGGTGAGTTCCAACGCAGGCAGCTTGTGGAAGACATGAATAAAAGATGGAAGCTGCTAGTCTTAAATACATCA CCTACCACACCATTAGAACCTTGTGAGTGGCTGAACAAGCTTTTGGTAGAAGTTTGGCCTAACTATATGGAACCAAGACTTTCAAAAAGGTTTTTCTCAATGGTAGAG AGGATGCTAAAGGACCGGAAACTAAAGTTGATT GAAAAAATAGAACTTCAGCAGTTCTCACTAGGTTCTTGTCCACCTAATTTTGGACGAAATGGCATGCAATGGATTACTTCAGGTGATCAG CAAGTTATGCGATTGGGATTTGATTGGGATTCTGTTGGCACGAGCATATTATTGCATGCTAAGTTGGCACTTGGAACTGCCCGCATTATCATCAATAGCATTCATATCAAAGGAGAT TTACTCTTAAGACCAATTCTTGATGGTCAAGCTGTCCTCTATTCGTTTGAATCAACTCCTGACATTAGAGTAAGTGTTGCATTTGGAAGTGGTGGCTGTCAGACACTTCCTGAGACAGAGCTACCTGGTGTTCGCAGTTGGTTG GTCAAGCTTTTCACAGAATCAATAACTAAATTGTTAGTTGAGCCTCGCTGCCATTGCTATTCTTTGCCAATTGTGGATCTACATAAGAAAGCTGTTGGAGGTGTACTCTCTGTTACTGTAGTTTCAGCCAGTAATTTAGACAAGATTAACTTAACAGTCAACAATTCAGAAACTTGCCAAAGCTCTAGTGGGAGCATTCAATTGCCAGGAAATCTTGGGAACAAGGCTTTGCAGACATTCATCAAAGTGGAAATTGGTAATTTAACAAGAAGAACAATTGTTTGTGATGGTTTAAATCCCAGATGGGATACTACCTTCAATATGATGCTACATGGAGAAACtggaattttgaaattttaccTTTATGAATCAAATGGAAGCAGCATGAATTCGAACTACTGGACCAGCTGTGAGATAAAG ATGAAGTATGTTGCAGATGATTCTACAATGTTCTGGGCAATAGGACAGGGATCTGGAATGGTGGCAAAACAAGCTGAAAATTGTGGGACGGAAGTAGAAATGACTATTCCATTTGAAGGACCATTTAGCCACGCGGAG TTAACAGTCAGGCTTGTTCTTAGAGAATGGCAATTTTCAGATGGTTCTACTATCTTGAGTAAATCTGTCCCTCATTACCTTCAGACAAGAACAGAAAGGAAGCTTAAAGTTACTGTACTTGAAGGAAGGAATCTGGCCACTAAAGATAAATCTGGAAAATGTGATCCCTATGTTAAGCTTCAATATGGAAAG GCTTCTTACCGAACAAAAACCATTCCTAACAATGCAAGTCCAGTGTGGAACCATGAGTTTAATTTTGATGAAATAGGAAGTAGCAGTGAGTATCTCGAGATCAGATGTTACAACACAAATATCTTTGGAGATGAGAATATAGGAAGTGCAAGAGTGAACATGGAAGGAATTTCTGAAGGTTCCAGCAGGGATGACTGGATCCCTCTAGAGAGAGTTAATTCTGGTGAAGTGAAGCTCCTAATAGAAGTAGTGAAGAATGATGATGATGAAATTTCAAAG AATCCAGGAATGAAACAGGGATCTGGCTGGATTGAACTAGTACTTATTGAAGCTAAGGATCTAGTTGCTGCTGATGTAAGGGGAACAAGTGATCCTTTTGTAAGGGTTCATTATGGGACTTCCAAGAAACGAACTAAG ATGAGAGACATGTTGAAGCAATTACAATGCCTAATTGACAAGGGTGACCTAGAGGCGTTATCGCTGGCTTTGAGTGAGGTAAAAAATGCAGAAGATGACCAGGAGAAATACATGATTCAGCTAGAAAGTGAGAAGGCTCTGATGATCAGCAAAATCGACGAACTTGGTCATGAGGTCACAAGAGCATTCTCTGACCCCGCAAACTACAACACATGA
- the LOC121980687 gene encoding extended synaptotagmin-1-like isoform X1, with protein sequence MARRIWKRFQAKEASVELPNQLIQDKPLLPFLILLFLFAWAVERWLVPFSNWVPLAAAVWATIQYGEFQRRQLVEDMNKRWKLLVLNTSPTTPLEPCEWLNKLLVEVWPNYMEPRLSKRFFSMVERMLKDRKLKLIEKIELQQFSLGSCPPNFGRNGMQWITSGDQQVMRLGFDWDSVGTSILLHAKLALGTARIIINSIHIKGDLLLRPILDGQAVLYSFESTPDIRVSVAFGSGGCQTLPETELPGVRSWLVKLFTESITKLLVEPRCHCYSLPIVDLHKKAVGGVLSVTVVSASNLDKINLTVNNSETCQSSSGSIQLPGNLGNKALQTFIKVEIGNLTRRTIVCDGLNPRWDTTFNMMLHGETGILKFYLYESNGSSMNSNYWTSCEIKMKYVADDSTMFWAIGQGSGMVAKQAENCGTEVEMTIPFEGPFSHAELTVRLVLREWQFSDGSTILSKSVPHYLQTRTERKLKVTVLEGRNLATKDKSGKCDPYVKLQYGKASYRTKTIPNNASPVWNHEFNFDEIGSSSEYLEIRCYNTNIFGDENIGSARVNMEGISEGSSRDDWIPLERVNSGEVKLLIEVVKNDDDEISKNPGMKQGSGWIELVLIEAKDLVAADVRGTSDPFVRVHYGTSKKRTKVIYKTLNPEWNQTLEFPDTSSPLTLHVKDHNTVLPTSSIGYCTVEYEGLLPNQTADKWIPLQGVKNGEIHVKITRKRPEVQKKSSLDTPISSFDKAHNISTQMRDMLKQLQCLIDKGDLEALSLALSEVKNAEDDQEKYMIQLESEKALMISKIDELGHEVTRAFSDPANYNT encoded by the exons ATGGCGAGGAGGATATGGAAGCGGTTTCAGGCGAAGGAGGCGTCCGTCGAGCTGCCGAACCAGCTGATACAGGACAAGCCCCTTCTGCCATTTCTGATTCTGCTATTTCTCTTCGCCTGGGCCGTGGAGAGGTGGTTGGTGCCCTTCTCCAACTGGGTGCCGCTTGCCGCCGCCGTCTGGGCTACTATCCAG TATGGTGAGTTCCAACGCAGGCAGCTTGTGGAAGACATGAATAAAAGATGGAAGCTGCTAGTCTTAAATACATCA CCTACCACACCATTAGAACCTTGTGAGTGGCTGAACAAGCTTTTGGTAGAAGTTTGGCCTAACTATATGGAACCAAGACTTTCAAAAAGGTTTTTCTCAATGGTAGAG AGGATGCTAAAGGACCGGAAACTAAAGTTGATT GAAAAAATAGAACTTCAGCAGTTCTCACTAGGTTCTTGTCCACCTAATTTTGGACGAAATGGCATGCAATGGATTACTTCAGGTGATCAG CAAGTTATGCGATTGGGATTTGATTGGGATTCTGTTGGCACGAGCATATTATTGCATGCTAAGTTGGCACTTGGAACTGCCCGCATTATCATCAATAGCATTCATATCAAAGGAGAT TTACTCTTAAGACCAATTCTTGATGGTCAAGCTGTCCTCTATTCGTTTGAATCAACTCCTGACATTAGAGTAAGTGTTGCATTTGGAAGTGGTGGCTGTCAGACACTTCCTGAGACAGAGCTACCTGGTGTTCGCAGTTGGTTG GTCAAGCTTTTCACAGAATCAATAACTAAATTGTTAGTTGAGCCTCGCTGCCATTGCTATTCTTTGCCAATTGTGGATCTACATAAGAAAGCTGTTGGAGGTGTACTCTCTGTTACTGTAGTTTCAGCCAGTAATTTAGACAAGATTAACTTAACAGTCAACAATTCAGAAACTTGCCAAAGCTCTAGTGGGAGCATTCAATTGCCAGGAAATCTTGGGAACAAGGCTTTGCAGACATTCATCAAAGTGGAAATTGGTAATTTAACAAGAAGAACAATTGTTTGTGATGGTTTAAATCCCAGATGGGATACTACCTTCAATATGATGCTACATGGAGAAACtggaattttgaaattttaccTTTATGAATCAAATGGAAGCAGCATGAATTCGAACTACTGGACCAGCTGTGAGATAAAG ATGAAGTATGTTGCAGATGATTCTACAATGTTCTGGGCAATAGGACAGGGATCTGGAATGGTGGCAAAACAAGCTGAAAATTGTGGGACGGAAGTAGAAATGACTATTCCATTTGAAGGACCATTTAGCCACGCGGAG TTAACAGTCAGGCTTGTTCTTAGAGAATGGCAATTTTCAGATGGTTCTACTATCTTGAGTAAATCTGTCCCTCATTACCTTCAGACAAGAACAGAAAGGAAGCTTAAAGTTACTGTACTTGAAGGAAGGAATCTGGCCACTAAAGATAAATCTGGAAAATGTGATCCCTATGTTAAGCTTCAATATGGAAAG GCTTCTTACCGAACAAAAACCATTCCTAACAATGCAAGTCCAGTGTGGAACCATGAGTTTAATTTTGATGAAATAGGAAGTAGCAGTGAGTATCTCGAGATCAGATGTTACAACACAAATATCTTTGGAGATGAGAATATAGGAAGTGCAAGAGTGAACATGGAAGGAATTTCTGAAGGTTCCAGCAGGGATGACTGGATCCCTCTAGAGAGAGTTAATTCTGGTGAAGTGAAGCTCCTAATAGAAGTAGTGAAGAATGATGATGATGAAATTTCAAAG AATCCAGGAATGAAACAGGGATCTGGCTGGATTGAACTAGTACTTATTGAAGCTAAGGATCTAGTTGCTGCTGATGTAAGGGGAACAAGTGATCCTTTTGTAAGGGTTCATTATGGGACTTCCAAGAAACGAACTAAG GTCATTTATAAAACATTAAATCCGGAGTGGAATCAAACATTAGAGTTTCCTGACACCAGCAGTCCCTTAACCCTGCATGTTAAGGACCATAACACTGTGCTGCCGACATCTAGTATAGGGTACTGTACAGTTGAATATGAAGGCTTGCTCCCAAATCAAACAGCTGACAAATGGATTCCTCTTCAAGGAGTAAAGAATGGGGAGATCCATGTGAAAATAACAAGAAAAAGACCTGAGGTACAGAAGAAATCCAGCTTGGATACTCCTATTTCTTCATTTGACAAAGCACACAATATATCTACACAG ATGAGAGACATGTTGAAGCAATTACAATGCCTAATTGACAAGGGTGACCTAGAGGCGTTATCGCTGGCTTTGAGTGAGGTAAAAAATGCAGAAGATGACCAGGAGAAATACATGATTCAGCTAGAAAGTGAGAAGGCTCTGATGATCAGCAAAATCGACGAACTTGGTCATGAGGTCACAAGAGCATTCTCTGACCCCGCAAACTACAACACATGA
- the LOC121980687 gene encoding extended synaptotagmin-1-like isoform X3, producing MNKRWKLLVLNTSPTTPLEPCEWLNKLLVEVWPNYMEPRLSKRFFSMVERMLKDRKLKLIEKIELQQFSLGSCPPNFGRNGMQWITSGDQQVMRLGFDWDSVGTSILLHAKLALGTARIIINSIHIKGDLLLRPILDGQAVLYSFESTPDIRVSVAFGSGGCQTLPETELPGVRSWLVKLFTESITKLLVEPRCHCYSLPIVDLHKKAVGGVLSVTVVSASNLDKINLTVNNSETCQSSSGSIQLPGNLGNKALQTFIKVEIGNLTRRTIVCDGLNPRWDTTFNMMLHGETGILKFYLYESNGSSMNSNYWTSCEIKMKYVADDSTMFWAIGQGSGMVAKQAENCGTEVEMTIPFEGPFSHAELTVRLVLREWQFSDGSTILSKSVPHYLQTRTERKLKVTVLEGRNLATKDKSGKCDPYVKLQYGKASYRTKTIPNNASPVWNHEFNFDEIGSSSEYLEIRCYNTNIFGDENIGSARVNMEGISEGSSRDDWIPLERVNSGEVKLLIEVVKNDDDEISKNPGMKQGSGWIELVLIEAKDLVAADVRGTSDPFVRVHYGTSKKRTKVIYKTLNPEWNQTLEFPDTSSPLTLHVKDHNTVLPTSSIGYCTVEYEGLLPNQTADKWIPLQGVKNGEIHVKITRKRPEVQKKSSLDTPISSFDKAHNISTQMRDMLKQLQCLIDKGDLEALSLALSEVKNAEDDQEKYMIQLESEKALMISKIDELGHEVTRAFSDPANYNT from the exons ATGAATAAAAGATGGAAGCTGCTAGTCTTAAATACATCA CCTACCACACCATTAGAACCTTGTGAGTGGCTGAACAAGCTTTTGGTAGAAGTTTGGCCTAACTATATGGAACCAAGACTTTCAAAAAGGTTTTTCTCAATGGTAGAG AGGATGCTAAAGGACCGGAAACTAAAGTTGATT GAAAAAATAGAACTTCAGCAGTTCTCACTAGGTTCTTGTCCACCTAATTTTGGACGAAATGGCATGCAATGGATTACTTCAGGTGATCAG CAAGTTATGCGATTGGGATTTGATTGGGATTCTGTTGGCACGAGCATATTATTGCATGCTAAGTTGGCACTTGGAACTGCCCGCATTATCATCAATAGCATTCATATCAAAGGAGAT TTACTCTTAAGACCAATTCTTGATGGTCAAGCTGTCCTCTATTCGTTTGAATCAACTCCTGACATTAGAGTAAGTGTTGCATTTGGAAGTGGTGGCTGTCAGACACTTCCTGAGACAGAGCTACCTGGTGTTCGCAGTTGGTTG GTCAAGCTTTTCACAGAATCAATAACTAAATTGTTAGTTGAGCCTCGCTGCCATTGCTATTCTTTGCCAATTGTGGATCTACATAAGAAAGCTGTTGGAGGTGTACTCTCTGTTACTGTAGTTTCAGCCAGTAATTTAGACAAGATTAACTTAACAGTCAACAATTCAGAAACTTGCCAAAGCTCTAGTGGGAGCATTCAATTGCCAGGAAATCTTGGGAACAAGGCTTTGCAGACATTCATCAAAGTGGAAATTGGTAATTTAACAAGAAGAACAATTGTTTGTGATGGTTTAAATCCCAGATGGGATACTACCTTCAATATGATGCTACATGGAGAAACtggaattttgaaattttaccTTTATGAATCAAATGGAAGCAGCATGAATTCGAACTACTGGACCAGCTGTGAGATAAAG ATGAAGTATGTTGCAGATGATTCTACAATGTTCTGGGCAATAGGACAGGGATCTGGAATGGTGGCAAAACAAGCTGAAAATTGTGGGACGGAAGTAGAAATGACTATTCCATTTGAAGGACCATTTAGCCACGCGGAG TTAACAGTCAGGCTTGTTCTTAGAGAATGGCAATTTTCAGATGGTTCTACTATCTTGAGTAAATCTGTCCCTCATTACCTTCAGACAAGAACAGAAAGGAAGCTTAAAGTTACTGTACTTGAAGGAAGGAATCTGGCCACTAAAGATAAATCTGGAAAATGTGATCCCTATGTTAAGCTTCAATATGGAAAG GCTTCTTACCGAACAAAAACCATTCCTAACAATGCAAGTCCAGTGTGGAACCATGAGTTTAATTTTGATGAAATAGGAAGTAGCAGTGAGTATCTCGAGATCAGATGTTACAACACAAATATCTTTGGAGATGAGAATATAGGAAGTGCAAGAGTGAACATGGAAGGAATTTCTGAAGGTTCCAGCAGGGATGACTGGATCCCTCTAGAGAGAGTTAATTCTGGTGAAGTGAAGCTCCTAATAGAAGTAGTGAAGAATGATGATGATGAAATTTCAAAG AATCCAGGAATGAAACAGGGATCTGGCTGGATTGAACTAGTACTTATTGAAGCTAAGGATCTAGTTGCTGCTGATGTAAGGGGAACAAGTGATCCTTTTGTAAGGGTTCATTATGGGACTTCCAAGAAACGAACTAAG GTCATTTATAAAACATTAAATCCGGAGTGGAATCAAACATTAGAGTTTCCTGACACCAGCAGTCCCTTAACCCTGCATGTTAAGGACCATAACACTGTGCTGCCGACATCTAGTATAGGGTACTGTACAGTTGAATATGAAGGCTTGCTCCCAAATCAAACAGCTGACAAATGGATTCCTCTTCAAGGAGTAAAGAATGGGGAGATCCATGTGAAAATAACAAGAAAAAGACCTGAGGTACAGAAGAAATCCAGCTTGGATACTCCTATTTCTTCATTTGACAAAGCACACAATATATCTACACAG ATGAGAGACATGTTGAAGCAATTACAATGCCTAATTGACAAGGGTGACCTAGAGGCGTTATCGCTGGCTTTGAGTGAGGTAAAAAATGCAGAAGATGACCAGGAGAAATACATGATTCAGCTAGAAAGTGAGAAGGCTCTGATGATCAGCAAAATCGACGAACTTGGTCATGAGGTCACAAGAGCATTCTCTGACCCCGCAAACTACAACACATGA